Proteins from a single region of Streptomyces spectabilis:
- a CDS encoding AfsR/SARP family transcriptional regulator: MFPDNLSFNILGPLAVWSAEGPLPLGPARQRAVLSALLLAPGQVIGTERLTEAIWPAGPPGNVVASLHSYVSHLRRQLEPDGPPRGRNRVLRRESQGYLLAVQAERVDACRFEGQLRAGRRLLRAGRYPEACRALEESLALWRGAPYAELGDYEPAVREATRLEELRLMTWEALWEAELAWGRDNGTVVAELAALSARYPTRERLGWLLMVALCEVGRQAEAVRVYHRIRRALAQELGVDPGRELRALFGRILRDEFVGRVCVLH; encoded by the coding sequence GTGTTCCCGGACAATTTGTCGTTCAACATTCTTGGGCCCCTGGCGGTGTGGTCGGCCGAGGGACCGCTGCCCCTGGGTCCCGCGCGGCAACGCGCGGTCCTCTCCGCCCTGTTGCTGGCTCCCGGGCAGGTGATAGGCACCGAACGGCTCACGGAGGCCATCTGGCCCGCGGGGCCGCCCGGCAACGTGGTCGCGAGCCTGCACAGCTACGTGTCCCATCTGCGCCGCCAGCTGGAGCCGGACGGCCCGCCCCGGGGGCGCAACCGCGTGCTGCGCAGGGAGTCGCAGGGCTATCTGCTCGCGGTGCAGGCGGAGCGCGTGGACGCCTGCCGCTTCGAGGGGCAACTGCGCGCCGGACGGCGGCTGCTGCGGGCGGGCCGCTACCCGGAGGCGTGCCGGGCCCTTGAGGAGTCGCTCGCGCTGTGGCGCGGCGCGCCGTACGCGGAGCTGGGCGACTACGAACCCGCCGTGCGCGAGGCGACGCGTCTGGAGGAGCTGCGCCTCATGACCTGGGAGGCCCTGTGGGAGGCCGAGTTGGCCTGGGGCCGGGACAACGGCACCGTGGTGGCCGAGCTGGCCGCGCTGAGCGCGCGGTATCCCACGCGCGAGCGTCTGGGCTGGCTCCTGATGGTCGCCCTGTGCGAGGTGGGCAGGCAGGCGGAGGCGGTGCGCGTGTACCACCGGATACGCCGGGCCCTCGCGCAGGAGCTCGGCGTGGACCCGGGCCGCGAGTTGCGTGCGCTCTTCGGCCGGATCCTCCGTGACGAGTTCGTCGGGCGGGTGTGCGTCCTGCACTGA
- a CDS encoding AMP-binding protein, with amino-acid sequence MLVPLTTADFLDRAEAAAAGRTALVDEPGQPAVPVPTTTYGTLLARIRAWQAGLAALGVGAGERVAVVSPNSSRLLELLYAVTASGRICVPVNYRLTPEEIAYILRQCDASVVFVDPDVEAVLGSVDVPKRFVLGEQTETEVMRFGVEPRPWARPDENAVATLNYTSGTSARPKGVALTHRSIWLNAMTFGVHGRIWEGDVYLHTLPTFHCNGWGVPFLLAGLGAQQVLLRRIDGTEILRRVQEHGVTLAFGAPAVWDAVIRAARDWPGEVPGRGRTRVVCAGAPVDERLVAQVEETLGWEFLQVYGLTETTLLTFNRRLPGAPGSGGLTRAGAPALGVRMRTGERGEVLARSNMVLDGYWQDERADGAALRDGWFHTGDAGSFDDEGHLLLFDRLKDVIVTGGESVSSVEVEDCLLGHPDVAEVAVIGVPDERWGETVKAVVVPAAGAARDAAGIIAYCKRRLARYKAPTSVDFRDSLPRTSNGKVRKSQLREPYWAHQDRRIH; translated from the coding sequence ATGCTCGTTCCGCTCACCACGGCCGACTTCCTCGACCGCGCCGAGGCGGCCGCCGCCGGGCGCACGGCGCTCGTCGACGAGCCGGGGCAGCCGGCCGTCCCGGTGCCGACGACGACGTACGGCACGCTCCTCGCGCGCATACGGGCCTGGCAGGCCGGTCTGGCCGCGCTGGGTGTCGGCGCGGGCGAGCGGGTCGCCGTCGTCAGCCCCAACTCGTCGCGTCTCCTTGAGCTGTTGTACGCCGTGACGGCGAGCGGGCGGATCTGCGTGCCGGTGAACTACCGGCTCACGCCCGAGGAGATCGCGTACATCCTGCGCCAGTGCGACGCCTCGGTCGTGTTCGTCGACCCCGACGTGGAGGCGGTCCTCGGCTCGGTCGACGTACCGAAGCGGTTCGTCCTCGGGGAGCAGACCGAGACGGAGGTCATGCGCTTCGGCGTCGAGCCGCGCCCCTGGGCGCGGCCGGACGAGAACGCGGTGGCGACCCTCAACTACACCTCGGGCACCTCCGCCCGCCCCAAGGGCGTCGCCCTGACGCACCGGAGCATCTGGCTCAACGCGATGACGTTCGGCGTGCACGGGCGGATCTGGGAGGGGGACGTCTATCTGCACACCCTGCCCACGTTCCACTGCAACGGCTGGGGCGTGCCGTTCCTGCTCGCCGGGCTCGGCGCGCAGCAGGTGCTGCTGCGCCGGATCGACGGTACGGAGATCCTGCGCCGGGTCCAGGAGCACGGCGTGACCCTCGCGTTCGGCGCGCCCGCCGTGTGGGACGCGGTGATCCGGGCGGCCCGGGACTGGCCGGGAGAGGTGCCCGGGCGCGGGCGGACGCGGGTGGTGTGCGCGGGCGCGCCCGTCGACGAGCGGCTCGTCGCCCAGGTGGAGGAGACCCTCGGCTGGGAGTTCCTCCAGGTGTACGGCCTGACCGAGACGACGCTCCTCACCTTCAACCGGCGGCTTCCGGGGGCGCCCGGCAGCGGCGGTCTGACGCGTGCGGGCGCGCCCGCCCTGGGCGTGCGGATGCGGACCGGTGAGCGCGGCGAGGTCCTGGCCCGCTCGAACATGGTCCTCGACGGCTACTGGCAGGACGAGCGGGCCGACGGGGCCGCGCTGCGGGACGGGTGGTTCCACACCGGCGACGCCGGGTCCTTCGACGACGAGGGGCACCTGCTGCTCTTCGACCGGCTGAAGGACGTCATCGTCACCGGCGGCGAGAGCGTGTCGTCGGTGGAGGTCGAGGACTGCCTCCTCGGCCATCCGGACGTCGCGGAGGTGGCCGTCATCGGCGTGCCCGACGAGCGCTGGGGCGAGACCGTCAAGGCGGTCGTGGTGCCCGCCGCGGGGGCCGCGCGGGACGCGGCCGGGATCATCGCGTACTGCAAGCGGCGCCTGGCCCGGTACAAGGCGCCGACCAGCGTGGACTTCCGGGACTCCCTGCCGCGCACGAGCAACGGCAAGGTCCGCAAGAGCCAGTTGCGCGAGCCGTACTGGGCGCACCAGGACCGGCGCATCCACTGA
- a CDS encoding 4-aminobenzoate N-oxygenase, with protein sequence MRYEEAGVSGVLTTWAARGWAEEHGVGSDTLRRLVRAWPRRAAVTTRPEVMDESADYDPALPDYPLHIVPFAEHPRFLAAGPDQRRQVLTGLWIGYNERVIATEHLIAEPAFDLVMCGVFPGGDAPLVRQSVQQAVVDESFHTYMHMLAIARTRELRGVRTRPEQPPLVTYRRLCRLLAEMPEEWERHVAVLVWGAVAETCINSLLALLARDDSIQPMHSLVTTLHLRDETAHGSVVTEVVRELYERMNPAQRRTLVRCLPLALEAFAAQDLSTLRLELDGAGIRGADEIVGDLRAMSSGGRLVRDFSGAQRMVEQLGLTGEVDFDFPERPAWSPGAATPR encoded by the coding sequence ATGCGATACGAGGAGGCGGGTGTGTCGGGCGTGCTGACCACCTGGGCCGCCCGAGGGTGGGCCGAGGAGCACGGCGTCGGCAGTGACACGCTGCGCCGCCTGGTGCGGGCCTGGCCGCGCCGGGCGGCGGTCACGACCAGGCCCGAGGTCATGGACGAGAGCGCCGACTACGACCCGGCGCTGCCCGACTACCCGCTTCACATCGTGCCGTTCGCGGAGCACCCGCGGTTCCTCGCGGCCGGTCCCGACCAGCGGCGACAGGTCCTCACCGGCCTGTGGATCGGCTACAACGAGCGCGTCATCGCCACCGAGCACCTCATCGCCGAGCCCGCCTTCGACCTCGTCATGTGCGGCGTCTTCCCGGGCGGTGACGCGCCCCTGGTGCGCCAGAGCGTGCAGCAGGCCGTCGTGGACGAGAGCTTCCACACGTACATGCACATGCTCGCCATCGCCCGCACCCGGGAGCTGCGCGGCGTGCGCACCCGGCCGGAACAGCCGCCGCTCGTCACCTACCGGCGGCTGTGCCGCCTCCTCGCCGAGATGCCCGAGGAGTGGGAGCGCCACGTCGCCGTGCTCGTCTGGGGCGCGGTCGCCGAGACCTGCATCAACTCCCTGCTCGCCCTGCTCGCCCGGGACGACTCGATCCAGCCCATGCACTCCCTCGTCACCACCCTGCACCTGCGGGACGAGACGGCGCACGGCTCGGTCGTCACCGAGGTCGTCAGGGAGCTGTACGAGCGGATGAACCCCGCACAGCGCCGCACCCTGGTGCGCTGTCTGCCGCTCGCCCTGGAGGCGTTCGCCGCGCAGGACCTCTCCACGCTGCGGCTCGAACTGGACGGCGCGGGCATCCGCGGCGCCGACGAGATCGTCGGCGACCTGCGGGCGATGTCCTCCGGAGGGCGGCTCGTCCGCGACTTCTCCGGCGCGCAGCGGATGGTCGAGCAGCTGGGCCTGACCGGTGAGGTCGACTTCGACTTCCCCGAGCGGCCCGCGTGGTCGCCCGGCGCGGCGACGCCCCGCTGA
- the aroF gene encoding 3-deoxy-7-phosphoheptulonate synthase codes for MIVARLRPLVPLDEQSRLTSAWRHDGHRSFHCRAGRHTLVTFPDLAPASPDGEEFMAVLRASAAVEAVVDSAQSPPLSSFAATGEPSAVRVGDRSVGGGSFTWIAGPCAVESADQLMTVARDVRARGAHLLRGGAFKPRTSPYAFQGLGTDGLALLRDAAAATGLGVVTEVVDAAHVEAVAEVADVLQIGTRNAQNFPLLREVALTGRPVLLKRGFGCTVKEWLHSAEYLLAAGNGNVLLCERGVRTFEDASRFTLDITAVPLLKRLSHLPVIVDPSHACGHADLVAPLAAAAAVAGADGVMVDVDEEGRTALCDGKQAITPDAFGALVARTARILHSAEPVEPVAERAMVSR; via the coding sequence ATGATCGTTGCCCGCCTCCGCCCCCTTGTGCCGCTCGACGAACAGAGTCGGCTGACCTCCGCGTGGCGGCACGACGGACACCGGTCGTTCCACTGCCGGGCCGGCCGCCACACCCTCGTCACCTTCCCCGACCTCGCCCCGGCCTCGCCCGACGGCGAGGAGTTCATGGCCGTGCTGCGCGCCAGCGCCGCCGTCGAAGCCGTCGTCGACAGCGCGCAGTCACCGCCCCTGAGCAGCTTCGCGGCCACGGGCGAGCCGAGCGCCGTCCGCGTCGGCGACCGGAGCGTGGGCGGCGGCTCCTTCACCTGGATAGCCGGGCCCTGCGCCGTGGAGAGCGCGGACCAGCTGATGACCGTGGCGAGGGACGTACGGGCCCGGGGCGCGCACCTGTTGCGGGGCGGCGCCTTCAAACCCCGAACGTCCCCCTACGCGTTCCAGGGGCTCGGCACCGACGGGCTCGCGCTGCTGCGCGACGCGGCCGCGGCGACCGGGCTCGGCGTCGTCACGGAGGTCGTCGACGCCGCCCACGTCGAGGCCGTGGCCGAGGTCGCCGACGTGCTCCAGATCGGCACGCGCAACGCCCAGAACTTCCCGCTGCTGCGCGAGGTGGCGCTGACCGGCCGCCCCGTCCTGCTCAAACGCGGCTTCGGCTGCACCGTCAAGGAGTGGCTGCACAGCGCCGAGTACCTGCTCGCGGCGGGCAACGGCAACGTGCTGCTGTGCGAGCGCGGCGTGCGCACCTTCGAGGACGCGAGCCGCTTCACCCTGGACATCACCGCCGTGCCGCTCCTGAAGCGGCTCAGCCATCTGCCGGTGATCGTCGATCCCAGCCACGCCTGCGGGCACGCGGACCTGGTGGCCCCGCTGGCCGCGGCCGCCGCCGTCGCGGGCGCCGACGGCGTGATGGTCGACGTCGACGAGGAGGGCCGTACCGCGCTGTGCGACGGGAAACAGGCGATCACGCCCGACGCGTTCGGCGCCCTGGTGGCGCGGACCGCACGGATCCTGCACAGCGCGGAGCCGGTGGAGCCGGTCGCCGAGCGCGCGATGGTGAGCCGATGA